ATGTTATAAGTTCTCTaatgtctataatataataaaaatacaaatatggcATGGATCTAGGACATAGGGAATGGGACTTTTATTTGCCATACTCTTTtacaaatattagtaataaacgTATGTCCCTTTCACCACCATCCAAGCTTGTGCTAGGACTAGTACCCACCATACCGCAATAGTCCACGGGGGTCGCCGTTAGTTGTGTGAAGTGCGCAAAATTGTCAGTAGAGGGAGGATCTCACTTTGTAGATTTAGGGGTTGATTTAGCACCACTACTCTCCAGCCAGATCTCCAGTTCTGTGTTTGGGTATAGAAATTTCAGCCTGTCTcaaatacctatataataaatataggaaGAGCTCACCTTATACGGCGTATGGTTTCCGCTGATGCTTATGTCCGGTATAGGCGTTAACCGCTTCCGCGAGTCCACCGTGTGCGTACCCGAGTGACCGTTCATAGAGCCCGTCACTTGCGGCTGAACACTGCAACGAGAAATGCACTTTTAGTTATCTTtttgacagcaaacgacccTCAAAGCCATAGATTCTCAACGTGGGCGATATCGCCCAAGTGGGCAATTGAGAATTTCAGTAGGGAACCAGAGTTTGAAGGGAAAAGGGAagatgaaaataatattgtaaaaatatgaattaaaatacTTTTGCTATGTGTGTATTTCACATAATAAGATTAAATTATTGCTTTGTTTCTCTTTGCGTTGGAACAAAAGAGTAAGAGATATTTTCGATTTCGACGCAATTGCTCGACAATGTTCTCTCGTGACATTCTAGGCCTACAAAAATGTTCCGTAATCGAAGTGCAACGTATACAGGATGTTCTGTCAGATATGGATGAAGTTATCACTTTGATATCACTACTCATAATCTCgttaagataaaataatttttaactacGAAGGTCCCAAACGCTCCCAATCTGAAAAGCCCACAAAAAACTTGGCCAGGTATCGGCTTTCGTTTTTTTCATCACCAtcgtatatacagggtgtgcTCACTTCATGGTGGACGTGTTGTTGGTGCTGCGGacgagcggcggcggcggctgcTGGCCCATCGCCATCGAGATGGCGTTGTTGGGGAACTGCAACAATACATCGTCGGTAAATACCGGCCCACTGCCCACAGCTGGACATGGGTCACATATTGTGAAGCTTAGAGACAACACCCAATAGATTCCACATACGTACAAGACAAAACGCACACCAAGCTGAAGTGGTTTGGCACTTCGAGAAGTACAGCTtgtcaagttcgttgatgacactcccatgatattacgacgggttttttgtttgttcAGGATTGCgcaggtgtgaagtcgtgcCCGGGGAGCATCACTACCCTCCCTCCCGatcccgcgcggaccatcggaagtgttacgaacgaatttgccagatagatagatgtatgctttagtaaaattaattagaaCAAAAAACTGATTCCTAACAAAGACGACTTGTCCTGTTAAATCTATGGGAAGTCGTCAATGAACCCAAAGCGTTGCAAAAACCGCAAACCTTCCGCATTTGATAAACTCGAATTAGAATAAAATGTTCAACACGCGGAATCATTTGGGTTATCTGTTAGATTATGCCAATTGTCAATATgggttcatcattaacaaccgatggacCACTGCTagacgtaggcctcttgcatggactttcaaacaaaccAGCGGCTTCCTACAACCCGCTTGTACCACCCAGTGAGGGGTAAACCTACGCTTTCCAGtacggggtcgctattccagcacctaaTACCAATACGGGTTTGTGGGCCGTCAATAAGCATAATCGGGACCGTCTGCCTTATTGATTCAGTGGTAGTTTATATAATCCAATCAAGCGATGTTGGATCAGACTATAAAGTTATTTCTACTAAGAAACTTTCAGTATAAATTCTCAGCCTGTAGTTTTGGTTGTCTTAAACTTACACCTTAGTGCCTTGGACAgcataatacatataatatacattgTAGATTAAACATAATCCATAGCAACTGGCGGGTTGAGGAAAACTGTTTACGGTAATAACCATTCGGTTTTTCCAATGCAacactacaaacaaacaaaaaaaaattcaatatcatgTGATGAATATAAATACTTCATGTATGCCTAATGTAGCTACTCTACCTACTTTAACCATATCATAGGTCCTGAGTAGGGCCATGAGCGATGAGAGGCGAGAGGCGAGAGCGATGTACAGctgaccttcgttattttataaaatcatagTTTGTCAGCACATGCTTTACCATAGGTACGCGTAATAGTAGGGGAacccggaatgctaaatttgcagttactaaagcctCATtagaatcgattagatttgctAATTaaatgatagaaagaataaatggttatatacttttttagcTTTAGGGGtggagaaaaaaattaaaagacagtttaaattaaatgactttaaagacaatttttattacataggCTACCTAAAATCATCAGAAAAcgtgagcgattattcaggagattatttcattcataagtaaaaaattaaccgcgctcgtggctcgataacagaaatataagggttttattttgtaactttggaaccctcccattcctttacgttacgctcaaatcgtcagattttcaaaatgcacGCCTTTGAGCTATCAACTCAGTTATAATATCTTATTCTGACGTGCTGGGTGAGTATTTCTgaagctagtttttttttttgtgtggcATCATAGCTCCCAAATGGATAaagtgatttcaatttagttttttttttaaaaggtgaCTTACGAGCGAGTGTTCTTttgagagctcagcagtgagctgaatatctatactaatattataaagctgaatgaagagtttgtttgtttgattgaacgcgctaatctcaggaactactggtccgatttgaaaaattctttcagtgatagatggcccattgatcgaggaaggctataggctatatattatcctcgtatccCTACGACAACAGGAACCACGTGGCGACAGCcagtgggttgataacgacgagtaGTTACCTGCACGTTCCGGTTGTGCTGCGACCGGTGCTGCGGCAtgccggcggcggcggcgatGGCGGCGTTGTTGTAGCGCGCCGCCGCCACCTGCGCCTGCGCCGCCACCTGCGCCTGCACCACGACACACTATTAGCACatgacattttttcaaaattttcaacgtTTTCGTCAAAGTTCAACTTGACcgcttatacagggtgtcctgaAAATAGTacgacatcaaggcctactaaagtAACGCAATAGGTGTATTTAATTCCGGCAGCTAGTTCTAACTTTATTTAAGGCtaattcattgtttttaaaagcGAGACTCTAACCCTACACCTCATCATCTTCAGCCAACGATTGTCCACTGCTCGACATATACCTAATCCTAAAGACCTAATTAAGACCTAAAAACACCACGGTCTTCAGTCATCTGTATCCAGCTCTCTGTAGACCCATTGTCACCTGGTAAGATGGTGGCAAATATATTGGGGAAATATATTCAGTAGCGTTCACGATAAATCAGAAGCGGTAACAGATACAGGGACCTCTTGAAGACCTTCAGAGGCAACACAtcaagaagaaaaagaagacaCTGACCTGAGCGAGCCTCAGCACCTGCTGCGTCTGCGCCTGCGTCAGCGTCCCCGGCAGGCTCCAGCCGTTGGCCAGCGCTTGCACGGTCGCCGCAGAGATGCCCGCGTGCGGCATTTGCATGGCGTTGGTCGCGCTCGCATGTCGCTGCGCCGGCCGCCGCCCACGAGTCGCGGCCACGCCGCCCATGCCCACGGCGCCGCCCACGCCGCCCACCGCGCCCGGCGGCGGAGCAGGCGGCGCCCGCGTCCACTGACCACCACCGGACACTGAGCCTGCAGACAAAAAACATAGTTAACTTCGTAGAAAAAACAaacattctaaattcaaaagttCTTGTTGCGTCTCAGcaatttatattgaaattactGAGACTAACGCCCGTAGTTTCACGCGCATAGTTCCCGCTCTCGTGAGAATTCGGGGAAAACATATggccaatgacactcacaaataacattgcTTATTAGTGGATTAGTGGTAAAGATTCTACATGCGGATACCACAAACATTACTACAAATATGAGTATAGATTATCGACTCTCTGCAGATAACTAAGCACATGACttatttctacacaacatcgtaccgaaacgctaaattgcttagcaATTATCCCGCTAGAGCCAGTTTTAGACAGCATAGCTTTATACTGTTTAAATCTGGCTGTTTGAggcaagaaatattttttcaaataaaaatacttttgattttttaatttatagtccGGACTCCAACCAGactttggcagacttcacacacacagaaaattaagaaaattctctaagaATGTACTTTACGTTAGTACTTTTAGTTATAGTACTCGTACATAGCAACTATATTTTaatggtagtttaaaataacttgaTCAGCCAAAACCGCGCTCAAAAACTAGTCAACAATTAATACAAAGTATACAGCaaagtaaaaaagaaacctGTACAGACTGTTTAATGCAAATTCGTTGAACGATGTCAAGGATTAGTTGAAGGTCCCCCTCAATAGCAAACAAGAAAAACAACGCAGTTACAAAATGTCTTCTTAGATCACAAGTGTCCTGCCACGACGGTCCAAAAGTCGGCGTGCGAGgctacgaggtcctgggttcgcaTCTTGGGTAAAGTTATCAGTAGCAGAGCAGTATTTAATCCCCCAAACTTCGGAGACCAAGTTAAGCCATCGGTCCCAAACATCTATtcttaatatcataaagctaatgagtttgtttgtttgtttggttgcacgcgctaatctctgaaactactggtttgaattgaaaaaatattttggtgttggatagtccatttatcgaggaaagttACACCTATAGGCTATTTAAAATCACACCATCAATTAAAAATGTGGCGAAAACGTAAAACCCTTTTCTTTTCTTCCGTTGCGTGCGTTGCGTTAATGTcgcaaaaatcatttatttgacgGAATTTTTCCCCTTCAATGAAGAAAACTTctctacttttataaaaaatatgcacGCAACTGTTACGTTTCTCGAGCTTTTTCTTTATGAGATTTGAGTTTCTCCTTATGAGATTACATAATGATGAGTTTTCTCATTTAGACCTAAGTTTCAGCTCTttagatgtaattaaaaaagcatGTTTCAAAAAGTATCAATAACAATACTTCGAATAATAATCTTGTACTCACTATTTCCGATGTTCAATGCTCTAAActctttattatactttaagtaCTTTTTCAGCAAGTCTATTatgattgtattttcttttaattagtaTAATATTGTTTTGGTAATGATTGTTTTtgccaaaataataaaaaaaagtgcacTACggcatacctactcgtatgtctgTGTTTTAAAGTTGATTTTTGTCAAGAGTATTTTCCACGTGGAagaaagtcgcgggcgtccgctagttatttaatagCGATCGTTACAATAAACGTCATTTAAGCCTGACCGCCCGCATAGGTGCAGGTGGGTCAACGCTGCATCAAGGAAAGAGGCGTGAGGCTCTAATAAGCCTTTATAACTAAAGGCTCAATAGTTTATGAGAATATAGCATACATACACACAGATCCAATACAGAACCAAACTATATGTATGAAGTGAAGATCATTAAAGGGCTACATTTCGAGGCTATGGAAATTAAGTCAAAGTCTTCATTTATTTCGatcaggcttagtttacagtTTACACTTTCGTGTTCCTGTTCCTGCcttagtttcgccatgtctgtccgtccgtggtttagcgcagagattaaaaatgtcaacaaagtcgtaaatgaaaatgcagtaaaaattttcttagaagtcctAAATAGTACACAATAATGGCGGACTAGTatccaaagacaatcagtagggtcgGGGAGTTTATCACGGGAATCGTAACGTTATCaattatcgttataactgaaataacgTTATAACATAAATATCACCGTTACTATACGTTACctacaataatattgttattaattaatagttataatgATAATTTGTGTAAATGACTTATAACGAAACTCCGagcattaattattttttttagcaatCTAAATCGTAGACTGCATATCTATAGTCGTAAATGCAATACTGTATGCTATTCTAAACAagatcattattaataatacgcACAGCTGATATCGTAGAAGCTGGAAAATTAACAACATTTTATCGTTATAGATACCGGTATTTGAATAACGCTTTTAGGTATACTCGTAAGATATCTATAATGCTATAGAATAAACGTAAGCATATTTATCGTATagcaataattttaacaaaattattgctatacaaacaaaacatgcttctaaattaattgattaataatCTATTTTCCatctttaaaataacaataattcaattattaaagaattattcattatcatgtaatttacccatccttgcttagggtagcggtagggtagacAGGAAAGAAGTGCATATAAGTCAAATTGAAGTGTGACTGGGGCCACCAGTAGATAATATAGGGATCAATTACCTCTTTTGAAAATTCCTGATTACCGAAGCCTACAGCAGTCACCACGTACGACGTAACTcatattttatgaaggctgaaagtttgtcagcatttactaaagccaaactcgttGTATATAACACATTGTATAATTAAGGTATACAATGTGTGTTTCATTTTATacctaatttgttttaaatcatgtattgtttttttttactgacttcaataaaaggaggaggttttcaattcaagactgatttttatttttaaaatcaatatcaacaattttgattttcattaatttatgaacaagctaattattatttggtGTGATATTACTTGCAATTTAAAAcctcatattttatttgtttgttgataaacaatgCACAGCcattttggctttagtatagtgcagtatggtgataatgttgtaaaacaagaaacaaacatttaaagCATATTCATGTGAATAATTCTTGATAACTTGTGAGTAATTTACATTACCTGAAATAGTGACAgctcatattttatttcttttaactaATAACTTTATCAGCAATAAATGGATTAAATAACTTTGATATTGACCTAAATATTGACAGATGATGTAATTTATGGTGATTACAATAACAGTGTGTGTTATGgttaattatacataaaatataaaaatatatctataaatgAAATGTGTCTGtcagtgattttaaaataactgtgtatTCTCAACTGTGTATTCCAACCAACAAGTGCCTTGCTGTTCCTCAACATACTCCATGAAGGTAGATGCTACCAAGTAccaacaatgatattaaatagttacaaataggtaattaataattaatgtctgtctaaaataactttaaaatatttcatttatccAAACATGCAAGGAAAAATTagcaaatatttttgattaaatttataattggcTAGATTATTGAGCAGAGGTCATAGGCATTAAAGGCAGTGATCTTTTGTCAATATTCAAAagggtatttaaaaattttaaaccaCCTTCCCGCTGCAGTGTCTTTATGTTTAATCTATGGTTTTATACAAGAGAAACATAATCAAGTCCTTTAATGGGTGGCGATTGATTTGAAGGCAGATGCTGCTAATGACAATATGCATACACCCAGCCCAGGAATGAAGAACATAACAACAGGCAGTATTAATCATTTAACATCTAGCGGTGGAAGGAGCATACTCCCTTGCTCTCAATGTAAAGGTCCTGCCACACTATGCTACTTGCTCTGTACATCGCTATGCTCCTTGCACTGTCAAAATGTTATCCTCTCTGCCCGCTCACTGCTCTATATGTGCAATTAAACATTCCAACTTGAAACAATGTAACACTTTCAAATGTGTTGGTATGAAAGAGACAGCACTAGGACAACTCTGCAGTCACTTGGGTCACATGTTAGCACCATTGTTTTGCgtgtttaaaaaacaaaataggaaGTGGTGCACTTGCAGTTTGTTGTAGACCCATATATGAGAAAAATATTGATTGAATGAATACATCGAAGTTTTTTTCTAATGTCATTATGAAACTTGGTGTTCTCATCTAGAGGTCTAAAAGTAATCAATATGGAATCCAATAGGATAATTTCTTGATGGaggatcaaatcaaatcaaatcaaatcaaatcaaatcaaatcaaatcaaatcaaatcaaaaatcatttatttcaagtaggctcagtttacaagcacttttgacacgtcagttgactatttgtaaagattctaccaccggttcggatgTCCAgaccatattattatatttttcatcaaaattttTTTCCACAACATTTTCctttattcattcattaaccTTTTCTATGAAACCTATGAAccaatttgaatgaaatttggtatagacgTAAactggaccttggagcagaacattgGCTACATTTACTCCAAGAAAAATCCATATTTCccaagaaatagaaaaaaaaaaatttacttgaaTGGAGTTGCAGTTGTCCTctatataacatatttttaacccATCAGTCCTAgccattaaaattaacatctgataatggtcATTAAAGATTCAACCAATGTTATCaacctaagcccaccaacctgaATGGGATTAGTGTGGTAGGTGTGGAAGTATGCCCTCTCTTGTcctgtgtgttgtgtgtgtgttggAGGTCTGGCCATGTCTTCTTGggcagttaaaataggctgaaaatgAAGTTTACTAATATTTCTGAATGAAACTTACCTTTGGCTGAGATCAGGAGCTGCGAGTCCACAACCTTGTTGGGCCAGTACTCCTCAAACTCAGTGCCCGGTGGGAAGTAACTTTTGATGTCCGTCAAACTGATCACTGAACACGTCTCACTGGCAAACAGTTCATTCCTTATCCCCTGCACTTTACAACAAAACTTCAAGTATGACAAGTCCCACCCCTTTAACTGGTCCGCCTTTAACTTTAAATTGTCAGTTTCACCTTCAAAGTAGAACAAGGGCACAAACTTCTGACCGTCCCGCACTGTGTAAGGAACCACAGACTCTTTGTTAATCCTAATGAAGCCGCACTTGTCCTTGTTGTTGGTGGTGCCGCGCAACAACTTGTTATAGCACACGTCCAGGAAGTTGTAGAACTCGCCGGCGTCCGACAGCCGCACCACCAGGTCCTTCTGCGTAAAGGGCTCGCGCCCGAACTGGCCGTCGCAATGCCGGTTGTTGATCTCGTTGAGCAGCCGCGCCTCGATCTCCGTGATGTAGTAGCTTCGGATGCACGTGCACGAGTAGATGTCCGCGTGCAGGTAGTTCAGGTACTTGTTCAGCAGCTTGATCTCCACCATGCGCACCGCCACGTACTTCTCGCCCGAGCGGTAGATGTACGGGATGTGGCACTTGCCGAGCTGGTCCCAGCCGAAGTGGCCCTTCCAGCTCGCCTCGTCCGGCGCCGGTGTCTTCTTGTCTTCGCTCACCGGCCGCTGCTCTGCCGCCGCGGCGCCGGGCTTCCGCGTCAGGAAGTTGAGGATGCCCATCTGCCCGCCCACCGCCGGCGGCCCGGCGCCCATCATCGCGCCAGGCTGAGGCCGCGCCGCCGCGACCGAAGCCGCCAGCGCCTTGGCCTTGTTCGCCTCCACCATCTTTGCCGCCAACTCCCTGATCTCAGCCTCATCGGGCCGCTCGGTTTTCACTTGAACCAGTCCGTCCGTCATTTTGCCAACTTTAGAGACTCCGTTAATGACACTTACAGCTTTATCCGTTCATAATCACTGCAAAATCCGACTACATCGTGTCCCATGAAATTCTGAACTCTCACTTTGTATTCACGAATAATCAACTGAATTCACAAATCGTAAACATTGTAATGTACACACCGAATTATCACAGCACTATTTGACAGATTAGCGATGCAAGGCGCGCACCACCTAtggattattttattgttatcagtgctaaattatattaaattcacACAGAACGGTCGCACTGGATACGCGTGTCTGCCCGCAGCCCGACCCGAGGGTCTCGGTTAACTTGTTTATTACACTTGACGTTTTCAACTTATTTTCTCAGTTTTCCGGCACTTCCAAATTCATTTAAATTCGATTAATATCCCGAGTTTCCTTTGGTTttcacgaaaaaaatatttttgtttccaCGCTACGGTCGAGGGAACATGAAACCCAAATTTTGTGTTCACGAGGGAAATGCCCAATACCGTTGTGTAGTCTCGTGGGGAGTGTGGTTCGTTCGTATACATTTTTCACCTTTTGGTGACTCAGCATCGAACAAAATGGCCGCCGACAAGGCTTTTGTTGGCCAATCGAGCCATTCCTAGCGCTATACATACCTACAAAAATCCCGTCTGTGACGTAGCCACACTCCCCACGAGACTACATCTCAAGGACTTTTCATTTTTAGTTCTAAAACTATTCATCTATTTTTGGATTACCCTCAAAGCCAAGGCCAAAAAACAGAGAAAagcaaggattttttttaaatagccgACCATTCTAAAGATCTAATATGTTTCTTCtcttataataacataaaaactacttaataaataagatttatgATTGTACCTACTCTTACAAAGTAGGTAGTCACTATGGGTAGTCTCGTGAAACTGATTTCTATGTTGTTTAGGAAGGTCTCGGTATATCTTGTATTCTAAATTCAACCTTAATTTCAACCGCGTAAAGGCTAATCGCGCTGCGATGTTATACTAATTTAAACTTTAGCGACACGTGTACCGAGACTCGCCGACGCGCGCATTCCATGAACAATAATCCCCTGCATGAGTGAGCGAGAGAGCGATAAGTAAAAAGTAGATGTCAAATGTTTAGGTATTTTACTATGAACGTAAAGAgaacgtaggtaggtataaaatgCAATTACGAGCTTACGTAAGCACCTCTAACCTACTTTGAAtcgaagtaggtacctacaacatagcggtttttttaatgaatttatctTTATCTACTTCCCGAACAAAACTGATAaccattcattttattttgcacAGTCagataattatttaactttcGTAAACATAAATTAGCATTTTTATTGTGTACTTCCGTACTAGACTTGCATGACTCTGCtacataattatacttattattattaattacatatcCTGGTAACTCCCCTACCCAAACCAAAaggtttattaaataatttaggtcaataaaacataattacgattaaatataagtatgtataaataactagccaacgccccgcgaTTCCACCCTCATAGTTTTTGTTCCGGTGAGAATAcggacactcataaataacgtgactttctagtggaaGAAGAATTTTCGGAATAggctcagtagatccagagattatcccctacaataccacaaactttacctctttataattttagtaggtatagaaatatagatataaaaataaattccattAACTAAATAACTTCCACTCGTT
This genomic interval from Bicyclus anynana chromosome 17, ilBicAnyn1.1, whole genome shotgun sequence contains the following:
- the LOC112050147 gene encoding protein split ends isoform X1, with amino-acid sequence MTDGLVQVKTERPDEAEIRELAAKMVEANKAKALAASVAAARPQPGAMMGAGPPAVGGQMGILNFLTRKPGAAAAEQRPVSEDKKTPAPDEASWKGHFGWDQLGKCHIPYIYRSGEKYVAVRMVEIKLLNKYLNYLHADIYSCTCIRSYYITEIEARLLNEINNRHCDGQFGREPFTQKDLVVRLSDAGEFYNFLDVCYNKLLRGTTNNKDKCGFIRINKESVVPYTVRDGQKFVPLFYFEGETDNLKLKADQLKGWDLSYLKFCCKVQGIRNELFASETCSVISLTDIKSYFPPGTEFEEYWPNKVVDSQLLISAKGSVSGGGQWTRAPPAPPPGAVGGVGGAVGMGGVAATRGRRPAQRHASATNAMQMPHAGISAATVQALANGWSLPGTLTQAQTQQVLRLAQAQVAAQAQVAAARYNNAAIAAAAGMPQHRSQHNRNVQFPNNAISMAMGQQPPPPLVRSTNNTSTMNVQPQVTGSMNGHSGTHTVDSRKRLTPIPDISISGNHTPYKIRTTGQAQSNEKQSTSATNSRQQELRNKKHQQTGRLEQQATQRRQPASSSLQLQQNVRTEHQKRQTSTASRQQNATQSYQHQQKQTATTNGRLQKAIRIMQETQRANNSREQVSRSNLREDRRQRESQLRLQQDERRRQERERRDEQSMRTLRDQERRRRREELMREHDSFRSKPESDRRYSEHAYRRNNR
- the LOC112050147 gene encoding uncharacterized protein LOC112050147 isoform X2, with product MTDGLVQVKTERPDEAEIRELAAKMVEANKAKALAASVAAARPQPGAMMGAGPPAVGGQMGILNFLTRKPGAAAAEQRPVSEDKKTPAPDEASWKGHFGWDQLGKCHIPYIYRSGEKYVAVRMVEIKLLNKYLNYLHADIYSCTCIRSYYITEIEARLLNEINNRHCDGQFGREPFTQKDLVVRLSDAGEFYNFLDVCYNKLLRGTTNNKDKCGFIRINKESVVPYTVRDGQKFVPLFYFEGETDNLKLKADQLKGWDLSYLKFCCKVQGIRNELFASETCSVISLTDIKSYFPPGTEFEEYWPNKVVDSQLLISAKGSVSGGGQWTRAPPAPPPGAVGGVGGAVGMGGVAATRGRRPAQRHASATNAMQMPHAGISAATVQALANGWSLPGTLTQAQTQQVLRLAQAQVAAQAQVAAARYNNAAIAAAAGMPQHRSQHNRNVQFPNNAISMAMGQQPPPPLVRSTNNTSTMNVQPQVTGSMNGHSGTHTVDSRKRLTPIPDISISGNHTPYKVQKAVVENTMVPCINAKPYQYTEQLMTLPDLASHFFPRVPLATCRAMLDALGLTLYKPNTTQLQVLRMSGKCKSAAAGENGMALVQIRDVMTHMPQFKYMMRSGLADEAPHQAHQSPRPAHAPQSSHAKRARAN